From Riemerella anatipestifer ATCC 11845 = DSM 15868, a single genomic window includes:
- a CDS encoding phospholipase D-like domain-containing protein, giving the protein MIIYIKNEDHYYQVIEKALNVRRSLWIGTADIKDLYIKEGIKGTQPFLAGLSKLIQRNVEVRLLFAKEPGRNFKNDFDKYPLLIEHLEKATCPRVHFKILVFDCNEVYIGSANLTGAGLGMKSERNRNFEAGILTNETELVQNAMQQFDDVWTGLHCKNCGRKNYCELPIDQMF; this is encoded by the coding sequence ATGATAATCTATATTAAAAACGAAGACCACTATTACCAAGTTATAGAAAAAGCTTTAAATGTTCGGCGTTCCCTCTGGATAGGCACAGCAGACATAAAAGACCTTTATATAAAGGAAGGCATTAAAGGAACACAACCCTTTTTGGCAGGATTATCTAAGTTGATACAAAGAAATGTTGAGGTTAGGCTATTATTCGCAAAAGAGCCTGGACGAAATTTCAAAAACGATTTTGATAAATACCCACTACTTATAGAGCATCTAGAAAAAGCCACTTGCCCTAGAGTTCATTTTAAAATATTGGTTTTTGACTGTAATGAAGTTTATATCGGTTCTGCCAATCTTACAGGAGCAGGATTGGGAATGAAATCCGAACGGAATAGAAATTTTGAAGCAGGAATTCTTACCAACGAAACCGAACTTGTACAAAATGCTATGCAACAGTTTGATGATGTATGGACGGGATTACACTGTAAAAATTGCGGACGAAAAAACTACTGCGAACTACCCATTGACCAAATGTTTTAA
- a CDS encoding RNA ligase family protein, which translates to MKTFNIKNYGSIGHFPNSKLGTGDHHIGAGHVRLLTERKRDAWDTVFVHEKYDGSNVGIIKWNNQILALTRSGRLAKDSRFKQHQLFALWVERRKVTFESMLQEGERVVGEWLAQAHGIRYKINTEPIVFFDYFSPKNKRWTQNNLLEKLDHYELNSPRLLHRGDAISTELLIPILNQKTPTIESVELPEGMVYRMERKDEVDFLAKWVRPDFCNGQYNIHTENDTPVWNVPIENLE; encoded by the coding sequence ATGAAAACTTTTAACATCAAAAACTACGGTTCCATAGGGCATTTTCCTAATTCTAAACTCGGAACAGGCGACCACCATATAGGTGCTGGGCATGTACGACTTTTAACCGAAAGGAAAAGAGATGCTTGGGATACCGTATTTGTACACGAGAAATACGATGGCTCTAATGTGGGAATCATTAAATGGAATAACCAAATACTGGCACTAACACGCTCTGGAAGACTGGCAAAAGACAGTAGGTTTAAACAACATCAACTGTTTGCCTTATGGGTAGAAAGACGAAAAGTAACCTTTGAATCTATGCTCCAAGAGGGCGAAAGAGTTGTGGGCGAATGGCTCGCACAAGCCCATGGCATACGCTATAAAATAAATACTGAACCTATTGTTTTTTTTGACTATTTTAGCCCCAAAAATAAGCGTTGGACACAAAATAATCTATTAGAAAAACTGGACCACTACGAACTGAACAGCCCAAGACTGCTCCATAGAGGAGATGCCATTTCTACTGAACTTTTAATTCCGATACTGAACCAAAAAACACCCACGATAGAAAGCGTAGAACTACCAGAAGGTATGGTATATAGAATGGAAAGAAAGGACGAAGTAGATTTTCTCGCTAAATGGGTACGCCCAGATTTTTGCAATGGACAATACAATATCCACACAGAAAACGACACTCCTGTTTGGAATGTTCCCATAGAAAACCTTGAGTAA
- a CDS encoding WYL domain-containing protein, whose translation MVIEQIFRLKYIEEFLKRRKDRGASYQEIFEYLSERFINEDLDLSFTNRTFLRDKKLIEKLSGINISYDKNKKVYIISDDEPEEYFESLLLLNAYRSSKKNADILLFENRSPRGITENLEDLLNAINKHRIISFKHYSLWNNDEIPKLKKIKPYALKEFRYRWYVLGQAYDDGKTSKEITAYGLDRISDLEVASSSFVPEIIDIENLYKDSFGIVLPNGMPPEKIILSFDKQQGSYVKKLPIHHSQKVEKETDTETIVSVFLVPTYDFWQEILSYGKRVKVLQPKSFVDIIKSELKESLINYT comes from the coding sequence ATGGTAATTGAGCAAATATTTAGACTAAAGTATATAGAAGAATTTTTGAAAAGACGAAAAGATAGAGGAGCTTCTTACCAAGAGATTTTTGAATACTTATCCGAACGCTTTATAAATGAAGATTTAGATTTAAGTTTTACCAATCGTACTTTCCTCAGAGATAAAAAACTAATTGAAAAATTATCAGGAATAAATATTAGCTATGATAAAAATAAAAAAGTCTATATTATTTCTGATGACGAACCAGAAGAATATTTTGAATCGTTATTATTGTTAAATGCGTACCGCTCCTCAAAAAAGAATGCAGATATTTTGCTCTTCGAAAATCGTTCACCTAGAGGTATTACCGAAAATCTTGAAGATTTACTAAATGCAATTAACAAACACAGAATCATCAGCTTTAAACATTATAGCTTATGGAATAATGATGAAATTCCCAAACTGAAAAAAATAAAACCTTACGCTCTTAAAGAATTTAGATACCGTTGGTATGTCTTAGGTCAAGCCTATGATGATGGTAAAACTTCCAAAGAAATTACGGCATATGGTTTAGATAGGATAAGCGATTTAGAAGTAGCCTCCTCCTCATTTGTTCCTGAAATTATAGACATAGAAAATCTTTATAAAGACTCCTTTGGTATTGTGTTGCCTAACGGAATGCCTCCCGAGAAAATAATCCTTTCTTTTGATAAGCAACAGGGTAGTTATGTTAAAAAACTACCTATACATCATTCTCAAAAAGTGGAAAAGGAAACGGATACAGAAACCATCGTTAGTGTATTTCTAGTTCCTACTTACGATTTTTGGCAAGAAATTTTATCATATGGTAAAAGAGTAAAAGTACTACAACCAAAATCTTTTGTAGATATTATCAAAAGCGAACTGAAAGAATCATTGATAAACTATACTTAG